The Alnus glutinosa chromosome 3, dhAlnGlut1.1, whole genome shotgun sequence nucleotide sequence TTTGAAATTTGAGGAAGTCGGAAAGAACCCCCGGCATAAAGCATTTGGTAAACCGGTCGTATTCTAATGGTCAGAATTATGCTCAAGACAGTGCCCAGGCCACAAACGCCAGCTAGAACCAGGAAAGTGAGTCTGAAGCAATCGGGGCCTAAGCAGGTAGACCCTCCTTGCTTAGCAGCTTCAGCGTCATATACATAACCAGCAAGAATAGCTGAGAAGAGAATTGCACCAATAGGATTGCCTAATCCCATGGCGTTGTAAATTATACCAAAATGCCTCAACCCAAAAATCTCAGAGGCAGTTGGGACCATTGTAGAATACTGAACACCATAGCAGATTCCAAGCAGAGCAGTTGCAACATAGATAGCACCATTGAGGGATGATGCAAATAGAAGGAATGCTAGGATCATGATTATATGTGCGCATATCATCCAAAATGTGCGAGGAAGTAATCTCGATCTGTAATAAATATAATCGCATCTAAGTTAGTATTATAGCCGCACAAAATAGCAAGAAAATAAGACctataaaaaacacaaaaggtaCAAAAATGTACTCTGGAGTTCagaactacaagaatttggGTCATAAACTCCAATGTTTTATGAAACTATTGAGAAACAAGTGCTAGAAAACAATttagaaagaaatttttttaagaaaatcttGAATATAATACTGCAACTAACTTTGCTCTTTCCTagattccaaaaagaaaaagggaagagagaaaggaaaagaatgcATGTAAGGGGCAATAAAGATTTATCAAGAAAAATCATGCTAGGTATGCTCAATGAAAAAGTGAACCATGGTTCAAAACCTTttcaaccagagagagagaagatatcTCAACCTAGTGTATGACCAGttaaatcgcaggcaatgagCCCAGAAAACAAAAATCGCAGGCAATGAGTACTGACCTGACAAAGTGTTCAGAAACAACACCCGAGCCAAGACGACCCACAAAATTGCAAAAGCTGAAGAGCGCCAACAACATTGTTGTATCATCAACACCTAATGCAACCCCAATCTGAGCCAAATTATTAAGAACCGTTACTCCCGAACCAACTCCAAGGAAGTATGAAAACCAAAGAAGCCAGAAATCAGCCTTGATAAGAGCTTCACGAAACTTGAAATCCTCTCCCCTACGAggtctctttctcttcttcactGCCCCCTCCCCAACAGCAAGAAGTGTTTCCACATCTGAGGCATCCTCACTCTCATAGAAACTTCCAAGATTTGTAGCTGATGAAGATGGTGTTAACAAAGGATCTGTTTGGTTTGAACCAACCAAATCGTCTGAAGAATTAACTGGGGGCCCAAGTTTCTTTGCAGGAAAAAGTGTCATTTTCACAGGAATTGCAAGGGGGGACATCAGAAGGATAACCATTATTGCAATTAAAATGTAGGAAACAGTATCACTTAGAGAAACTGTGTCACTTATCACTGTGGTTGAGAGAAGATATATAGCAAGCAAAACACTAGCAGCTTGGGTGAAAAGAAAATGGACGTGCTCTGAAGAGTCTTCTCCAGAAGCTGGAGTACAAGCCCGAACAAAGTACATCAAGGCCAAACATAAAACAGGAAGCCCAAGTGCAAGGAGCGCCAATAGTTTTGAAGCTGAGTCATTAAGCACCGTAGTGTATATCACTGTATATACTGCAGCACTCAGTCCAATATAACCTTTGAGAATGCCAGCAACGGTGCCCCTACTGAGAGGGAAGTTTCTCATGTTGGTTACAAGCACAGCTGTGCCAAGCCATGCACTGCTATTGGTGGCAATGCATAGCGCAAGCCATAACTGCCATAGAATTGGAGATACAGATTATACCTACATATTCTAGAAAGGAGATATGTATGTAATACTACCAAAAATCTAAATGCAAGTATGACACAAAAAAATTAAGGCATGTGATGTTATGAcggaaacaaaagaaatattagCAGTGATTACAAACAGCTCAAGggtctataaaaataaataacagcAGCTCAAGGGAAAAAGAAGTTGATATTTCAAACAAATTATTGCTTATTTAAAGAAACAAGCCTCCTCTACCAACATAATGGACTTACTTCGATGTGGTTTTTGTTATTTCATCAAAAATTTGACAACTCTTCatccgaaaaagaaaaaaaattaaaaaattaaattaaattaaatctcCTTTCAGTAACTGGAAAAGATAATGCAGGACTATATAAACAGTTATTCACATGTGGATTATGGAGAAGGAAACTTTGATTTGGAAGACTCATTTTAGTCACATAGCTGACTCATAATAAGAAGTGGAATAGTCACTATCAATAGGTTCACATAATAATTCTAAAATGACAAGGGTAGCGCCGTAGCTTGCAATGAAGATAACAGAAAAGACAAATGAACTAAAACCAACATATACAGAGACAGAAATGCCCAAGATCATGGGGAATCTAACAACTCGAAAAGATGCAATCAAAAGTATCAGGCTGGAAATGAACTGGCCAAacgaaaacattaaaaaaaatccaatgaaGCATAAAACCAACAtgcatcaataaataaataaataaagctaagaaaaagtagaagaaaCAAAGGTCATCTAAAGCAAAACACATGAACTCCTTTAATCAAACTGCAAAACTGCAACCTAGAATACAATCAGGAAAAAGTAGTAAGTATCAGGATCAGGGAATGCACCAAACTATTTTCTTTGACTATAACCAGATCAAAATGAgaatagaaaaagataaaaacgtTCTTCTATCGTCATCTACATGAATCGGATGATTATTAATCTTTTGTGATTTCTGCAACATATTGATATCACACATTTTTCCATAATAATTTATGGAATAAACACTTCTGCAACCCATAAAATTTCATGGAGACAGAGCAAATTTAGAAGCATTCCATAAAATTTCTGCACACTGTTTAAGCAAAACATGGAATTAAAATGCACATGATATTAGAAAAAGAATGAACAGGATAGGCACTTGTAGGACTTGCAAAACAGGAAAAATTACATCTTTCCCAAATACTTCATAAATATGATGATGTCTTTGTTTCTGCGTTTGAATATGAACAAATAAATCTCCATAACCACC carries:
- the LOC133864171 gene encoding protein NUCLEAR FUSION DEFECTIVE 4, with the translated sequence MPKLVLKAGSRPPWVGLAAAVWIQIAAGNGYNFPLYSSALKSIMGYNQQQVTILGVANDIGESVGILPGIACNKFPPWAVLFVGTVLCFLGYGTLWLAVSQTVQNLPYWLLWLALCIATNSSAWLGTAVLVTNMRNFPLSRGTVAGILKGYIGLSAAVYTVIYTTVLNDSASKLLALLALGLPVLCLALMYFVRACTPASGEDSSEHVHFLFTQAASVLLAIYLLSTTVISDTVSLSDTVSYILIAIMVILLMSPLAIPVKMTLFPAKKLGPPVNSSDDLVGSNQTDPLLTPSSSATNLGSFYESEDASDVETLLAVGEGAVKKRKRPRRGEDFKFREALIKADFWLLWFSYFLGVGSGVTVLNNLAQIGVALGVDDTTMLLALFSFCNFVGRLGSGVVSEHFVRSRLLPRTFWMICAHIIMILAFLLFASSLNGAIYVATALLGICYGVQYSTMVPTASEIFGLRHFGIIYNAMGLGNPIGAILFSAILAGYVYDAEAAKQGGSTCLGPDCFRLTFLVLAGVCGLGTVLSIILTIRIRPVYQMLYAGGSFRLPQISNH